Proteins from a genomic interval of Oceanispirochaeta crateris:
- the deoD gene encoding purine-nucleoside phosphorylase, whose amino-acid sequence MSIHIGARVGDIADTVLMPGDPLRARYIAETFLEEAVCYTEVRGMYGYTGLYKGKRVSIQGSGMGIPSIGIYVNELINDFGVKRIMRIGSCGSLREEVKIRDIILGMSASTNSSLNDITFRGMTFAPTASYSLFAKAVKAAEALNLDFHAGNILSTDIFYNDDPEEWKIWSNHNVLAVEMEAAALYTLAAKKGIEALTILTVSDSLVTHEATSSEEREKTFTQMMKLALETAIY is encoded by the coding sequence ATGAGTATACATATTGGAGCCAGGGTGGGCGATATCGCAGACACGGTTCTTATGCCTGGAGATCCGCTGAGAGCCAGATATATAGCCGAAACATTTCTAGAAGAGGCCGTCTGTTATACAGAAGTCCGGGGAATGTATGGCTATACAGGTCTATATAAGGGGAAAAGAGTTTCCATCCAGGGGAGTGGAATGGGAATTCCATCCATTGGTATTTATGTGAATGAATTGATCAATGATTTTGGTGTCAAAAGGATCATGCGGATCGGGTCCTGCGGTTCTCTAAGGGAAGAGGTGAAGATAAGAGACATCATTCTCGGAATGAGCGCATCAACAAATAGTAGTCTCAATGATATCACCTTCAGAGGCATGACTTTTGCACCTACTGCCAGCTATTCCCTCTTTGCCAAGGCTGTAAAGGCAGCTGAAGCCCTGAATCTTGATTTTCATGCCGGTAATATTCTTTCAACGGATATTTTTTACAATGACGATCCGGAAGAGTGGAAAATCTGGTCTAACCATAATGTGCTGGCTGTGGAAATGGAAGCGGCTGCCCTTTATACATTGGCGGCCAAGAAGGGTATAGAAGCTCTGACCATCCTGACTGTCAGTGACTCACTTGTTACCCATGAGGCCACCAGTTCGGAAGAGCGGGAAAAGACATTTACCCAGATGATGAAATTGGCCTTGGAAACAGCAATTTACTAA
- a CDS encoding ACP phosphodiesterase — protein sequence MNYLAHAFLSPPNDEILIGNMACDMISPKDYTMLTPGIREGFALHHRIDRATDAHEGFKEIRSIFNEDGHPYAGVLVDIICDHYLACFWDEYSSDSLDLFSKRVYGVLKEKADDLPGHFPRLASSIQKEDWFGQFTKLEGLKSGLSRLTYRTSRKLPIDRIMDLVLQKKEVLVPPFHSLMKSLCHEIGPVIQERG from the coding sequence ATGAACTATCTGGCACACGCCTTCCTTTCACCCCCGAATGATGAAATTCTCATTGGTAATATGGCCTGTGATATGATCAGTCCGAAAGATTATACCATGCTGACACCGGGCATAAGAGAGGGATTTGCATTGCATCACAGAATTGACAGAGCCACCGATGCCCATGAAGGGTTCAAGGAAATCCGATCCATTTTCAATGAGGATGGACACCCTTACGCCGGGGTTCTTGTAGATATAATTTGTGATCATTACCTGGCCTGTTTCTGGGATGAGTATAGTTCTGATTCTCTAGATTTATTTTCAAAGAGGGTTTATGGAGTACTCAAGGAAAAAGCAGACGACCTGCCTGGACACTTTCCCCGCCTTGCCTCTTCTATCCAAAAAGAAGATTGGTTTGGTCAATTCACGAAACTTGAAGGATTAAAATCGGGTCTATCACGTCTGACATACAGAACCAGCAGAAAACTTCCCATCGATAGAATAATGGACCTAGTTCTCCAAAAAAAAGAGGTTTTGGTACCGCCTTTTCATAGCTTGATGAAGAGTCTTTGCCATGAAATAGGCCCGGTTATTCAAGAGAGAGGATGA
- a CDS encoding class I SAM-dependent methyltransferase, whose protein sequence is MDQWNQLLESISSRRIENNLECEKIFNGPSGSIPGLEQLLIDRFGSFFFVVTYRDLATEESERLITLFQKEYPGCCIRIQYRQAGQAENLYLSKDCPETILVEENGLFYQVHTNRGQNPGFFADMKNGRKRVREYMEKSAYDLPSEAILPVLNLFAYTCSFSVAALKGGATRVDNWDMNKNSLYIGKKNHELNKLDARKLAIFAYDIFKSFGKIKKRGPYSLIILDPPPQQGSSFQYKKDYPRLMQRLEQILAEGGAVLFCLNASDFGKKEFLDMIQAETPGTFTNIEDIPCPPEYLGRFPDRGLKTFFATGYVPKYAES, encoded by the coding sequence ATGGATCAATGGAATCAGCTCCTGGAGAGCATCTCATCCCGCAGGATTGAGAATAATCTGGAATGTGAAAAAATATTTAACGGACCATCCGGGAGTATCCCTGGTTTAGAACAGCTTCTCATAGACCGTTTCGGGTCATTTTTCTTTGTCGTCACCTATCGTGATTTGGCTACAGAAGAGTCTGAGAGGCTCATTACATTATTCCAAAAGGAATATCCTGGATGCTGTATCAGAATTCAATACCGCCAGGCCGGCCAGGCTGAGAATCTGTATTTGAGTAAGGATTGTCCAGAGACAATTCTTGTAGAAGAGAATGGATTATTCTATCAGGTTCATACAAACCGGGGTCAGAATCCAGGATTCTTCGCAGATATGAAGAACGGTAGAAAAAGGGTGAGGGAGTATATGGAAAAATCAGCATATGACCTCCCATCGGAGGCCATCCTTCCAGTACTAAACCTGTTCGCCTATACATGCTCTTTTTCGGTGGCCGCTCTCAAGGGTGGAGCCACCCGTGTGGATAACTGGGATATGAATAAAAATTCATTATATATAGGAAAAAAAAACCATGAACTCAATAAGCTGGATGCCCGAAAATTAGCAATTTTTGCTTACGATATTTTCAAGTCCTTTGGTAAAATAAAAAAGAGGGGACCCTACAGTTTAATCATATTGGATCCACCTCCTCAGCAGGGAAGTAGTTTTCAGTATAAAAAAGATTATCCCAGGCTTATGCAGCGACTTGAACAGATTCTGGCAGAAGGTGGAGCGGTCCTGTTTTGTCTCAATGCATCTGATTTCGGGAAGAAGGAATTTCTGGATATGATTCAGGCTGAAACCCCGGGAACTTTTACAAATATTGAGGATATTCCCTGTCCGCCTGAATATTTGGGACGCTTCCCCGACAGGGGTTTGAAGACATTCTTTGCCACAGGGTACGTTCCAAAATATGCAGAATCTTGA
- a CDS encoding glycoside hydrolase family 2 protein → MPNKEDINFDWRYSADFKEEYISPSFDDTNFANVNIPHTNIETPYNNFDEKMYQFVSTYKKKILIKKLSADERIYIKFDAIMTYAKVYLNGQFIGDHKGGYTPFRLDLTDFAIIDSLNDLTVVVDSHEKEEIPPFGFVVDYLSYGGIYREVSLEYCHQIHIGTAGVKTKNVLSEKPELEIDLYIQNQNQRKADLKVEFALIFEEDVSNSFSKSIRLTGDRTEKISLNKTVENIHLWDLEHPNLYFLEISLFHGDRCIDSYSVRFGFREALFTKKGFLLNGKKLKILGLNRHQSFPYVGYAMPKSAQYKDAEILKYELGVNTVRLSHYPQSDHFMNRCDEIGLLVLDEIPGWQHIGDESWQRIALQNVQEMILKDMNHPSVIIWGIRINESSENPEFYQKTNFLAHSLDQTRQTGGVRNIKKSPLLEDVYTYNDFFHNGTNQGLERKRAVTQNRNPYLITEHNGHMFPTKKFDDESHRIEQAKRHLKVINAMKKDDFIAGAIGWCMFDYNTHKEFGSGDKICYHGVMDMFRIPKDAAYVYLSQQKRTPMMHVASSLNIGEYKGSMLEDIYIFTNCDFIKVYKNGSYINSFYPQRDTYASVDHPPIIVDDLIGDAIEKNERFSPGDARIIKKILIHISKNGVKLNVLQILQMGWIFLKYKMNQHQAQDLYTKYFGGWGAASVDYLFEGFINDSPVIKVHKSQVFTPHLEALADSKVLKEGATYDVSRVVLHLLDENNNPIVYAHDTLILTAEGPIEIIGPTRLSLIGGSVAFWIKSIGKSGTASVKIESHRFGQIEKTFKVLKED, encoded by the coding sequence ATGCCGAATAAAGAAGACATTAATTTTGACTGGAGATACAGTGCTGATTTCAAAGAAGAATATATATCTCCTTCCTTTGATGATACGAATTTCGCTAACGTCAATATACCTCATACAAACATAGAAACACCCTATAATAATTTTGATGAAAAGATGTATCAGTTTGTGTCTACATATAAGAAGAAGATCCTGATTAAAAAGCTATCCGCCGATGAAAGAATCTATATAAAATTCGATGCTATAATGACTTATGCAAAGGTTTATTTGAATGGCCAGTTTATAGGAGACCATAAGGGTGGTTATACTCCTTTCAGATTAGACCTGACTGATTTTGCCATTATAGACTCTCTGAATGACTTAACAGTGGTTGTTGATTCCCATGAAAAAGAAGAAATACCCCCTTTTGGTTTTGTTGTGGACTACCTCAGCTACGGCGGAATCTACAGAGAAGTCTCTTTAGAGTATTGTCATCAAATTCATATAGGAACTGCGGGTGTTAAAACAAAAAATGTTCTTAGTGAAAAACCGGAATTGGAGATAGACCTCTATATACAGAATCAGAATCAGAGGAAAGCTGATCTAAAAGTAGAGTTTGCACTGATATTCGAAGAAGATGTAAGTAATTCTTTCTCCAAATCAATAAGGTTGACTGGTGATCGGACGGAAAAAATAAGCCTTAATAAAACTGTTGAAAATATTCATCTTTGGGATTTGGAACACCCAAACCTCTATTTTCTAGAAATATCCCTATTCCATGGGGACAGATGCATAGATTCCTACTCCGTCCGTTTTGGTTTCAGAGAGGCTTTGTTTACAAAAAAAGGGTTTCTATTAAATGGGAAAAAGTTAAAAATTCTAGGATTGAATCGACATCAGTCCTTTCCCTATGTGGGTTACGCCATGCCTAAAAGTGCCCAGTACAAGGATGCAGAAATTTTAAAATATGAATTAGGAGTCAATACGGTCAGATTATCCCATTATCCCCAGAGTGACCATTTCATGAACAGGTGTGATGAAATAGGACTACTGGTTTTGGATGAGATACCCGGATGGCAGCATATCGGAGATGAATCCTGGCAGAGGATTGCATTGCAGAATGTCCAGGAAATGATTCTCAAAGATATGAATCATCCTTCTGTCATTATATGGGGTATCAGGATAAATGAATCCAGTGAAAACCCTGAATTCTATCAAAAGACAAATTTTCTGGCCCATTCTCTGGATCAGACAAGACAGACAGGGGGAGTTCGCAATATCAAGAAGAGTCCTCTGCTGGAGGATGTCTATACCTACAATGATTTTTTCCACAATGGTACCAATCAGGGGCTTGAGAGAAAAAGGGCCGTTACCCAAAACCGGAATCCCTACCTTATAACAGAGCATAACGGACATATGTTTCCCACCAAAAAATTTGATGATGAATCCCACCGCATAGAACAGGCCAAACGGCATTTGAAAGTTATCAATGCTATGAAAAAAGATGATTTTATTGCCGGAGCCATTGGCTGGTGTATGTTTGATTACAATACTCATAAAGAATTCGGAAGTGGAGATAAAATTTGCTATCACGGTGTGATGGATATGTTCAGAATTCCCAAAGACGCCGCCTATGTGTATCTCTCACAACAAAAAAGAACGCCAATGATGCATGTGGCCAGTTCACTTAATATTGGGGAATACAAGGGCTCCATGTTAGAAGATATTTATATTTTTACAAATTGTGATTTTATCAAAGTTTATAAAAACGGCAGCTATATTAATAGTTTTTATCCCCAACGAGATACTTATGCTTCGGTGGATCACCCCCCCATTATTGTCGATGATCTTATAGGTGATGCCATAGAGAAGAACGAGAGATTTTCCCCAGGGGATGCACGGATTATTAAGAAGATACTGATACATATAAGCAAAAATGGAGTTAAACTGAATGTACTTCAAATCTTGCAAATGGGATGGATTTTTCTCAAATACAAAATGAATCAGCACCAGGCCCAGGATCTTTATACAAAGTATTTTGGTGGATGGGGTGCAGCCTCAGTAGACTATCTGTTTGAAGGTTTTATTAATGATTCACCAGTCATCAAAGTACATAAGAGTCAGGTCTTTACACCACATCTGGAAGCCCTAGCGGATTCGAAGGTCTTAAAAGAAGGGGCAACTTACGATGTGAGCCGGGTAGTTCTTCACTTACTGGATGAAAACAACAATCCGATAGTCTATGCCCATGACACTCTGATTCTAACAGCAGAGGGACCCATCGAGATCATTGGCCCAACAAGACTCTCACTCATTGGCGGTTCGGTGGCTTTCTGGATAAAATCCATAGGAAAGTCTGGCACTGCTTCTGTAAAAATTGAATCCCACCGTTTCGGCCAGATTGAGAAAACATTTAAAGTTTTAAAAGAGGACTAA
- a CDS encoding alpha-galactosidase, which yields MKSERERNPPSMIHYNKSSRQFHLQTKASSYVLQILETGHLAHLYFGKKIRHRNDFENFIDQKKISYGSTTSYNRLIDGFSLQHELLEYSSYGKGDYRNPSISLLSNDGNRTFDFIYQSHQIFTGKKELDGLPSSYAYESEDVQSLELILEDKCYELRLILSYSIFHDKDVISRSVSLQNRGKQVLIIDKISSFSLDFDKPDFDLVTLDGSWIRERFSHRRALNYGMTEISSRRGVSGSDHNPFILLCDSNASEISGNAYGFALIYSGNHSSSVEVNTHDKTRIQMGINDFDFSWKLNENEIFQSPEALLVFSDKGINGISSMYHRFIRFNIVRGPWQFKERPILFNNWEATYFKFNEKKLLSLAKEAKALGMELFVLDDGWFGKREDDHSSLGDWTVNLKKLPGGLKGLGDKIKKTGLDFGIWVEPEMISIESELYKQHPEWMIQCPMREPSPARNQFILDLANPLVCEYICESMKSLFSSADISYVKWDMNRNFSDIYSHSLKPEQQKEFSHRYVLGLYGILKELTEQFPHILFESCASGGNRFDLAMFCFMPQIWTSDNTDAMERLHIQSGSSLFAPTSVMGAHVSAVPNHQVLRNTPIESRFNTAAFGLLGYELDLSKITNFEKKVIKKQIAFYKEHRKLLQFGTFYRIKAPSDRGTSLWMIVSEDQKDAILGYYQQLAQPNPPSERYLLEGLNPDMLYEVQNRTQFMDIRQFGDLINQALPVSINTEGILHSKIAENYLYELEKTEFKAFGDQLMFRGFVPKQQFYGTGLDDHCAFLGDFGSRLFILRAVED from the coding sequence ATGAAATCGGAAAGAGAGAGGAATCCCCCGTCTATGATTCACTATAACAAATCCAGCCGGCAATTTCATTTACAAACAAAGGCTTCCAGCTATGTATTACAGATCCTAGAGACGGGTCATCTTGCTCATTTATATTTTGGAAAAAAAATCCGTCATCGGAATGATTTTGAGAACTTTATTGATCAAAAAAAAATCTCCTACGGTTCAACCACTTCTTATAATAGACTCATTGATGGTTTTTCTCTCCAACATGAACTTCTTGAATACAGCTCCTATGGCAAAGGAGATTACCGAAACCCTTCAATTTCGCTGCTCTCTAATGATGGAAATCGAACTTTTGATTTTATTTATCAATCTCATCAGATATTTACAGGAAAAAAAGAGTTAGACGGTTTACCATCCTCCTATGCATATGAAAGTGAAGATGTACAGTCTTTGGAATTGATCCTTGAAGACAAATGCTATGAGCTGAGATTGATCCTCAGCTACAGCATTTTTCATGACAAAGACGTCATCAGTAGATCTGTGAGTTTACAGAATAGGGGGAAACAAGTCCTCATTATTGATAAAATCAGCAGTTTTTCACTTGATTTTGACAAGCCTGATTTTGATCTTGTGACTCTAGATGGAAGCTGGATCAGAGAACGGTTTTCCCATCGTCGTGCTTTAAATTATGGAATGACAGAAATCAGTTCACGTAGAGGCGTCAGTGGGAGTGATCATAATCCGTTTATCCTCTTATGCGATTCAAATGCTAGTGAAATTTCAGGGAATGCCTATGGGTTTGCCCTTATCTATAGTGGAAACCACAGTAGTTCTGTTGAAGTGAATACCCATGACAAAACCCGCATCCAGATGGGAATAAATGATTTTGATTTTTCCTGGAAATTGAATGAAAATGAGATCTTTCAGTCTCCAGAAGCACTACTTGTGTTTTCAGATAAGGGTATAAACGGGATCAGTTCTATGTATCATAGATTCATTCGCTTCAATATAGTCCGGGGACCATGGCAGTTTAAAGAGAGACCTATATTATTTAATAACTGGGAAGCTACCTATTTCAAATTTAATGAAAAAAAACTGCTCAGCCTAGCAAAAGAGGCAAAAGCATTGGGAATGGAATTGTTCGTTCTTGATGATGGTTGGTTTGGAAAAAGAGAAGATGATCACTCTTCTTTGGGAGACTGGACTGTCAATCTTAAAAAGCTTCCTGGAGGTCTGAAAGGACTAGGAGATAAAATAAAAAAGACAGGTCTTGATTTTGGTATCTGGGTTGAACCGGAAATGATATCAATTGAGAGTGAGCTTTATAAACAGCATCCTGAGTGGATGATACAATGCCCGATGAGAGAACCCTCTCCGGCAAGGAATCAATTTATTTTGGATCTGGCAAATCCTCTTGTCTGTGAATATATTTGTGAATCCATGAAATCTCTGTTCTCAAGTGCTGATATTTCCTATGTAAAATGGGATATGAACAGAAATTTTAGTGACATTTATTCTCATTCTTTAAAGCCAGAACAACAGAAAGAATTCTCCCATCGATATGTTCTGGGACTCTATGGTATTCTCAAAGAGTTGACAGAGCAATTCCCGCATATTCTTTTTGAATCCTGTGCCAGCGGAGGGAACCGTTTTGACCTGGCCATGTTCTGTTTTATGCCTCAAATTTGGACAAGTGATAATACTGATGCTATGGAAAGGCTGCATATTCAATCGGGGAGTTCACTTTTTGCTCCTACTTCTGTCATGGGAGCCCATGTTAGTGCTGTTCCTAACCATCAGGTACTTAGAAATACTCCCATAGAATCCCGTTTCAATACGGCGGCATTCGGTTTGCTCGGTTATGAACTTGATCTTTCAAAAATCACCAATTTTGAAAAGAAAGTTATAAAGAAGCAGATTGCGTTTTACAAAGAACATCGAAAGTTGCTTCAGTTTGGGACTTTTTACAGGATTAAGGCTCCTTCAGACAGGGGAACATCCCTATGGATGATTGTATCAGAGGATCAAAAAGATGCAATTCTTGGTTATTATCAGCAACTGGCTCAGCCTAATCCTCCTTCAGAACGGTATCTACTGGAAGGATTAAATCCGGACATGTTGTATGAAGTACAAAACAGAACACAATTTATGGATATCCGTCAATTTGGTGACCTGATAAACCAAGCTCTGCCTGTTTCAATCAATACCGAAGGAATCCTGCATTCTAAAATAGCTGAAAATTATCTCTATGAATTGGAAAAGACTGAATTTAAGGCTTTTGGAGATCAATTAATGTTTCGAGGCTTCGTTCCCAAACAGCAGTTCTACGGGACGGGGCTTGATGACCATTGTGCCTTTCTTGGTGATTTCGGTTCCCGGTTATTCATACTAAGGGCAGTTGAAGATTAG
- the melB gene encoding melibiose:sodium transporter MelB has translation MQKQEISLRVKMSYGAGAFGKDLVYGLVATFIMFYFTDIVGIAPLFLGGLFFVARLWDAINDPIMGMIVDNTRTRWGKFRPWILSGTLINSIVLLLLFYNPSFSSLVKYIYISIVYLLWGMTYTIMDIPYWSMIPALSSNQSEREKLAVIPRVFASLGFFTVASAGLIFVEKAGKTNIFGFLNHLSIQEKGFFLLSASISIIFIGTILITFFNVKEEAVSKNNTSLKDLFRVLFRNDQALVVMVTMIIFNSVTYITTGLGLYFFKYNMSNELLFSHFTIVAGISQVLAMVLFPVFTKRISRRKIFQLSVLLPILGYVLLFLSSLFGKQSISILLGCGVILFFGLGLSQVLSTVLLADSVDYGEWKLRQRNEGVIFSMQPFVVKFASATSALVIGAGLTIFKFKANEIQSEFTLNGIRMMMFLLPILGLVLSLYIYNKYYKIDKKFYNTIIDEIGKREESPVYDSL, from the coding sequence ATGCAAAAACAAGAGATCTCGCTAAGAGTTAAAATGAGTTATGGGGCGGGTGCTTTCGGGAAGGATTTGGTTTACGGTCTTGTTGCCACCTTTATAATGTTTTATTTTACAGACATTGTCGGAATTGCGCCCTTATTTCTTGGAGGCCTTTTTTTTGTTGCCCGTTTGTGGGATGCCATAAACGATCCAATTATGGGTATGATTGTTGATAATACACGAACAAGATGGGGTAAATTCAGACCCTGGATTTTAAGCGGTACACTTATCAATTCCATTGTTTTACTGCTTTTATTTTATAACCCTTCATTTTCTTCTCTGGTGAAGTATATTTATATTTCAATTGTCTATCTTCTTTGGGGTATGACCTACACAATCATGGATATTCCCTACTGGTCTATGATTCCTGCTCTATCCTCTAATCAGAGTGAGCGAGAAAAACTGGCTGTCATCCCTAGAGTCTTTGCTTCATTGGGGTTTTTTACGGTGGCTTCAGCGGGTCTTATATTTGTTGAGAAGGCTGGAAAAACAAATATTTTTGGTTTTTTGAATCATCTATCCATACAGGAAAAAGGATTTTTTCTATTATCTGCCTCTATCTCTATCATTTTTATTGGTACAATTCTCATTACATTTTTTAATGTAAAAGAAGAAGCTGTCTCTAAAAATAATACTTCCCTTAAGGATCTTTTCCGGGTCCTGTTCAGAAACGATCAAGCTCTTGTTGTTATGGTCACAATGATCATATTTAATTCTGTCACCTATATCACAACAGGATTAGGATTGTATTTTTTCAAATATAACATGAGTAATGAATTGCTCTTTTCTCATTTTACTATTGTTGCTGGGATTTCACAGGTTCTGGCAATGGTTCTTTTTCCAGTATTCACAAAAAGAATAAGCCGAAGGAAGATTTTTCAATTATCTGTTCTTCTTCCCATTCTCGGGTACGTACTTCTATTTTTAAGCAGTCTTTTTGGGAAACAATCCATTTCAATACTTCTGGGTTGCGGGGTAATCCTTTTTTTTGGTCTTGGACTGTCTCAGGTCCTATCCACTGTTTTGCTTGCAGATTCAGTAGATTATGGTGAATGGAAATTAAGACAGAGGAATGAGGGTGTCATATTCTCTATGCAGCCTTTTGTCGTTAAGTTTGCCAGTGCAACCAGTGCTCTTGTGATTGGTGCCGGTTTAACCATATTCAAATTCAAAGCCAATGAGATTCAAAGTGAGTTCACCTTAAATGGAATTCGCATGATGATGTTTCTATTACCAATATTGGGTTTAGTATTGTCACTGTACATATATAATAAATACTATAAGATCGATAAAAAATTTTATAATACAATTATTGATGAAATCGGAAAGAGAGAGGAATCCCCCGTCTATGATTCACTATAA
- a CDS encoding SPFH domain-containing protein — MNSSWLLIAVLLFLLILLIKNIRIVPQANAFILERLGAYQTTWEVGLHVKIPLVDRVSNKVSMKENVIDFDPQPVITKDNVTMQIDTVVYYQITDAKLFTYGVDRPISAIENLTATTLRNIIGDLELDETLTSRDVINTKMRSILDEATDPWGIKVNRVEVKNILPPADIQEAMEKQMRAERGRREAILRAEGEKMSAILMAEGVKQSTILKAEADKESAILQADANRERSIREADGEAEAILKVQEATAKGLTMIKDAHVDAAVIQLRSLDALAKVANGQATKIIIPSEIQNLAGLAASLKEISQ; from the coding sequence ATGAATTCATCTTGGCTATTAATTGCCGTATTACTTTTTTTGCTGATTCTATTGATTAAAAATATTAGAATCGTTCCCCAGGCTAATGCCTTTATTCTTGAAAGGCTGGGAGCCTACCAGACCACATGGGAAGTAGGGCTCCATGTGAAAATACCTCTTGTGGACAGGGTCTCAAACAAGGTTTCCATGAAGGAAAATGTCATTGACTTCGATCCTCAGCCTGTTATCACAAAAGACAATGTGACAATGCAGATTGATACGGTTGTCTATTACCAGATTACGGATGCAAAACTTTTCACTTACGGAGTAGACAGACCCATCTCTGCCATTGAGAACTTAACGGCAACCACTCTGAGGAATATCATTGGTGATTTGGAGTTGGATGAAACACTGACTTCACGGGATGTCATCAATACAAAAATGCGGTCTATTCTAGATGAGGCTACTGATCCCTGGGGGATCAAAGTCAACAGAGTGGAAGTCAAGAATATCCTTCCTCCTGCGGATATACAGGAAGCCATGGAAAAGCAGATGAGAGCCGAAAGAGGCAGACGTGAGGCCATCTTGAGAGCCGAAGGTGAAAAGATGTCGGCGATTCTCATGGCTGAGGGTGTGAAACAGTCCACCATTTTGAAGGCCGAAGCCGATAAAGAATCCGCTATTCTTCAGGCAGATGCCAACAGAGAGCGTTCAATACGTGAGGCAGATGGTGAAGCCGAAGCAATTCTGAAAGTTCAGGAGGCGACTGCCAAGGGACTGACCATGATCAAGGATGCCCATGTGGATGCCGCGGTCATTCAGCTCAGGAGTCTGGATGCCCTCGCCAAAGTAGCCAACGGTCAGGCGACTAAAATTATCATTCCCTCCGAGATCCAGAATCTTGCCGGATTGGCGGCTTCTCTAAAGGAAATCAGTCAATAA
- a CDS encoding NfeD family protein: protein MEIILPLEIINNMPWVWLGIAVVMTVIEGLTMGMTTVWLALAALICMVLAFIMPSATAQIVVFLVLSILMLIFTRPLAVRKMNMGKEKTNADRLIGMNGIVQIPVSADKPGQVKVAGQVWTARPEDPKSVFNSGDQVQVIRIEGVTIIIAKPAE, encoded by the coding sequence ATGGAAATTATACTGCCTTTGGAAATTATCAATAATATGCCCTGGGTCTGGCTTGGTATTGCTGTAGTCATGACTGTCATAGAAGGTTTGACAATGGGAATGACCACCGTCTGGCTGGCTTTGGCCGCCCTGATCTGCATGGTTCTTGCGTTCATAATGCCTTCTGCTACGGCACAAATTGTTGTTTTTTTAGTCCTTTCGATTCTCATGCTTATATTTACCCGTCCTCTGGCCGTCAGGAAAATGAACATGGGCAAGGAAAAAACCAATGCCGACCGTTTAATCGGTATGAATGGGATTGTGCAGATTCCGGTGAGCGCCGATAAACCAGGGCAGGTCAAGGTGGCAGGTCAGGTTTGGACTGCTCGTCCGGAAGACCCGAAGAGTGTTTTTAACTCGGGTGATCAGGTCCAGGTCATCCGCATTGAAGGAGTCACTATCATCATCGCGAAACCGGCAGAATAA